The following are from one region of the Leptospira kirschneri serovar Cynopteri str. 3522 CT genome:
- a CDS encoding transglycosylase domain-containing protein, translated as MRMMETGIQTLKTTRFLCPECGTTSRLPEGVPTGSVFRLTCYQCGHKVLVRTDIPKVPIPVQSSDKILRHPELPKNVGTPKLQSAPRLQPEPTVPQTSGPGIFEKLSEIQNLLRQKLWELTQKFREIKRNRIESDVSSHSLLQKEKITSEKKPFLTVRREIGANGQHTVKTLAERLKEQIGRRSIRLPNVILLSSGAVISLLLLGMILFWVGVITRESELKEMISLFYNHQPSVIYDRDGKKVSEIFAKKTSNLEWDAYPENLKKIVLLVEDRKFFSHGGINYMSLLRAVFVNITSFRFKQGASTITQQLARILLDDREKSLVRKIKEAQLAFALEYSYEKKQIFLYYLNNVYLGHGAFGFASAAEFYFKKTPSELSTEEMIVLASLASAPNRFSPLKNPDLSRQRVNAIIHSFREDQILKENPKTKLDEIYLSFHMRSPGETVFGNRKDHSPYVTEHVRKFLNSLYPDSNIYETGGFSIYTTISEPVQAELPKIVKNYVDNVQKNGLVRKTKLTDNKNSSETAVFRRYIQDLSPALELFIDTDSFGGQNESGLQVALVAVDPSTGEILLMHGGSEFKADNQLDRTTAMKRQTGSSIKPILYSAAIETGMINASSRILDAPLIYRNQTGNWMPENIGNQYDGDISVRLALAKSKNTAAVQIAEKLGISKIQDFFQKYFFPDLKVLSSRFRGDLSLALGSLEISPLEMALAYSAFANDGVIKRPYLIQKITDRSGKIVFERKSTDEFGLKVPEERKVLSSQVAEIMIDLLHGSANSAGVRSTGYRGEVAGKTGTTNDNRDNWFVGVKPGMSMAIWLGYDDPSYGLGSSALGGTVAAPLWGTVAKIFETAEGSDERKKYLISEHAISATVCEESGKLPGPSCKHPRKELFKNGTVPSEVCPLNHGTDVKREVLRNVF; from the coding sequence ATGAGGATGATGGAGACTGGAATTCAGACTCTAAAAACGACTCGATTTTTATGTCCTGAATGTGGAACTACTTCTAGGCTTCCGGAAGGAGTTCCTACCGGTTCTGTTTTTAGACTTACCTGCTATCAATGTGGGCATAAGGTTTTGGTAAGAACGGATATTCCAAAAGTTCCGATTCCAGTTCAGTCATCCGATAAAATTTTACGTCATCCGGAATTACCTAAAAATGTAGGAACTCCTAAATTGCAATCTGCTCCGCGGCTTCAGCCTGAGCCGACGGTTCCCCAAACATCCGGTCCCGGAATTTTTGAAAAACTCTCCGAGATTCAGAATCTACTGCGACAGAAATTGTGGGAACTAACACAAAAATTTAGGGAAATAAAAAGGAATCGAATCGAATCCGATGTGAGTTCACATTCACTTCTTCAAAAAGAAAAGATTACATCCGAAAAAAAACCGTTTTTAACTGTTAGGCGAGAGATCGGGGCAAATGGACAACATACAGTCAAAACACTTGCTGAAAGACTCAAGGAACAAATAGGCAGACGTAGTATTCGGCTTCCGAACGTGATTTTACTTTCTTCAGGAGCGGTTATTTCTCTACTTCTTTTGGGAATGATCCTTTTTTGGGTGGGAGTCATCACTCGAGAATCGGAACTTAAAGAGATGATTTCTCTATTCTATAATCATCAACCTTCAGTGATCTATGATCGGGATGGAAAAAAGGTCTCTGAGATTTTTGCAAAAAAAACGAGTAATCTGGAATGGGATGCTTATCCTGAAAATCTGAAAAAGATCGTGCTATTGGTAGAGGATCGGAAGTTTTTTTCCCACGGCGGAATCAATTATATGTCCTTACTCCGCGCAGTTTTTGTAAACATTACGAGTTTTCGCTTTAAACAAGGAGCTTCTACAATCACACAACAGCTCGCAAGAATTTTGTTAGACGATAGGGAAAAAAGCCTTGTCCGAAAGATCAAAGAGGCGCAGCTCGCCTTTGCGTTAGAATATTCATATGAGAAAAAGCAAATATTCTTATATTATTTAAATAACGTATACTTGGGGCACGGAGCGTTCGGGTTTGCAAGTGCAGCGGAATTTTATTTCAAAAAAACTCCTTCCGAACTCAGTACGGAGGAAATGATTGTACTTGCTTCTTTGGCTTCCGCTCCGAATCGATTTTCACCTTTGAAAAACCCAGATCTTTCTAGACAAAGGGTCAACGCGATCATTCACTCTTTTAGAGAAGACCAGATTTTAAAGGAAAATCCAAAGACAAAACTCGACGAAATTTATCTTTCCTTTCATATGAGATCGCCCGGCGAAACCGTATTCGGAAATCGAAAGGATCATTCTCCTTATGTAACCGAACACGTGCGTAAATTTTTGAACTCTTTATACCCAGATTCCAATATTTATGAAACCGGAGGATTTTCTATTTATACGACTATTTCCGAGCCTGTCCAAGCGGAACTTCCAAAAATCGTGAAAAACTACGTAGATAACGTGCAAAAAAACGGATTGGTTCGAAAGACAAAACTTACGGATAATAAAAATTCCAGTGAAACCGCTGTTTTTAGAAGATATATACAAGATCTTTCGCCGGCGTTGGAATTATTTATAGATACGGATTCTTTCGGCGGTCAAAACGAATCCGGATTGCAAGTTGCGTTAGTCGCTGTTGATCCTTCTACAGGAGAGATTCTATTGATGCACGGTGGTTCCGAATTTAAAGCGGATAATCAATTGGATAGAACTACTGCGATGAAACGTCAGACCGGATCTTCTATCAAACCGATTTTATATTCTGCGGCGATAGAAACCGGAATGATCAACGCTTCTTCTCGAATTTTAGACGCACCGTTAATTTATAGAAATCAAACCGGAAACTGGATGCCTGAAAATATTGGAAATCAATACGACGGAGATATTAGCGTTAGACTTGCATTGGCAAAATCCAAAAATACCGCAGCGGTTCAAATTGCTGAAAAGTTAGGAATATCAAAGATTCAGGATTTTTTTCAGAAGTATTTCTTTCCTGATTTGAAAGTATTATCCTCTCGATTTAGAGGGGATCTTTCATTGGCATTAGGTTCTTTGGAAATTTCACCATTGGAAATGGCGCTTGCGTATTCTGCGTTTGCAAATGATGGAGTGATCAAACGTCCTTATCTGATTCAAAAGATCACGGATCGATCTGGAAAAATTGTATTTGAAAGGAAATCTACGGATGAGTTTGGTTTAAAGGTTCCAGAAGAAAGAAAGGTATTATCCTCACAGGTTGCGGAAATAATGATCGACCTACTTCATGGGAGCGCCAATTCCGCAGGAGTAAGAAGTACTGGATATAGAGGAGAGGTCGCTGGTAAAACAGGAACTACAAACGATAACAGAGATAACTGGTTCGTGGGAGTAAAACCCGGAATGTCGATGGCGATTTGGCTAGGATACGACGATCCTAGTTACGGACTCGGCTCGTCCGCGTTAGGCGGAACTGTTGCCGCTCCTCTTTGGGGAACCGTTGCCAAAATTTTCGAAACGGCAGAAGGTTCGGACGAAAGAAAAAAATATCTTATTAGCGAACATGCGATTAGTGCGACCGTTTGTGAAGAATCCGGTAAACTTCCCGGTCCTTCTTGTAAACATCCTAGAAAGGAACTTTTTAAGAACGGGACTGTACCTTCCGAAGTTTGTCCTCTAAATCACGGAACAGACGTAAAACGGGAAGTCCTTCGTAATGTATTTTAA
- a CDS encoding ChaN family lipoprotein → MFITLGNINPIFSDKKSETKEIPVPVSIQNGSTGKIVDPETIFKTLENYDVLIFGEEHDDVVGHKIRLDWFQKIALRTPIILSLEMLERDQQKTLDEYLTGQITETAYLNSLTLWPNYIRDYHPFIKFAKEHKIPVLASNVPRKYVNLVASNGLEALFRIRSVFLPPKYLIRKFSQEGYEIKIKNALKKHPGTGSENRFIDAQYLWDTGMADSIANISLMRNRKVIHINGRFHSDEGFGVPHRLREFGLKILSISMFPLKEGDVVPTEILKGCDFTVVTERREKEN, encoded by the coding sequence ATGTTCATTACGTTAGGGAATATAAATCCTATATTTTCGGATAAAAAATCGGAGACTAAAGAGATCCCAGTGCCAGTGTCCATCCAAAACGGGTCGACCGGAAAAATTGTAGATCCGGAAACGATTTTTAAAACATTAGAAAATTATGATGTTTTGATATTTGGAGAGGAGCACGATGACGTCGTTGGACATAAAATTCGTCTGGATTGGTTTCAAAAGATCGCTTTAAGAACTCCTATCATTTTATCTTTGGAAATGTTGGAAAGGGATCAGCAAAAAACTTTGGATGAATATCTGACCGGTCAGATCACGGAAACTGCTTATTTAAATTCTCTGACTCTTTGGCCCAATTATATTCGAGATTATCACCCTTTTATCAAATTTGCAAAAGAACATAAAATTCCAGTGCTTGCGTCTAATGTTCCTCGAAAATATGTGAATTTAGTAGCTTCTAATGGACTCGAAGCGTTGTTTCGGATTCGTTCTGTGTTTTTACCTCCTAAATATCTGATCCGCAAGTTTTCCCAAGAAGGTTACGAGATTAAAATTAAAAATGCTCTTAAAAAACATCCAGGAACCGGTTCGGAAAATCGATTTATAGACGCTCAATATCTTTGGGACACAGGAATGGCTGATTCGATCGCGAATATTTCTTTGATGAGAAATAGAAAAGTGATTCATATTAACGGCCGTTTTCACAGTGACGAGGGATTTGGCGTTCCTCATAGGCTTAGAGAGTTCGGTTTGAAGATTCTGTCGATTTCAATGTTTCCTTTGAAGGAAGGTGATGTAGTTCCGACCGAAATACTAAAGGGTTGTGATTTTACAGTGGTTACGGAAAGGAGAGAAAAAGAGAATTAA
- a CDS encoding glutathione peroxidase, with amino-acid sequence MYSKFFIWFMTLGIFFPLAGVFAKESFYDFKVKDIKGNEVSLSKYKGKVVMVVNVASKCGYTYQYEHLEKVYKKYKDQGFAVVGFPANNFGGQEPGTDQEIETFCRIQKGASFDMMSKISVKGKDIHPLYSYLIQNSPNPGDVEWNFEKILISKNGTIEARYRSSVEPDSSTVVQKIETLLK; translated from the coding sequence ATGTATTCAAAGTTTTTCATTTGGTTTATGACTTTAGGAATTTTTTTTCCATTAGCCGGGGTTTTTGCAAAAGAAAGCTTTTATGATTTTAAAGTAAAAGACATTAAAGGAAACGAAGTGTCTCTTTCTAAATATAAGGGAAAGGTAGTAATGGTGGTGAATGTAGCTTCTAAATGTGGTTATACCTATCAATACGAACATCTCGAAAAGGTTTATAAGAAATATAAGGATCAAGGGTTTGCAGTAGTAGGATTTCCTGCTAATAATTTTGGAGGCCAAGAACCAGGAACTGATCAAGAAATTGAAACGTTTTGCAGAATTCAAAAAGGAGCCAGTTTTGATATGATGTCTAAAATTTCCGTCAAAGGAAAGGACATTCATCCTTTGTATTCTTATCTGATTCAAAACTCTCCGAATCCGGGAGACGTGGAATGGAATTTCGAAAAAATTCTAATATCAAAAAACGGAACGATAGAAGCGAGATACCGTTCTTCTGTTGAACCTGATAGTTCCACAGTGGTTCAAAAAATTGAAACCCTATTAAAATGA
- a CDS encoding TonB-dependent receptor plug domain-containing protein yields the protein MGKDKTGVSLNLINRNFIISIFILFYSTCWVQSLFSKTPVRLKISANSKTDQPVQLLVRGKNFEKNITFSDVRETTIELPDQGNYETVLIWKSGFTEKRTVNVTQNDFNIEFTSNPNSSADSINVTAKRPEAPPNYTLSQEDAVRMPGGFGDALKAVQSMPGISPMYQMYTGASFQSAIQTFSQVTNPDKPDKPNGEKGFLVMRGAGSRANQFYFNGLPMSYPFHADGLTSVINNNAIRSLELYSGSYSARYGFATGGIINIEGFQKRDSNLSVAHLNAFLTDVYTYRNITKNFNVSVSGKKYYPNIVFGRVPNLIPTETFLSDYNDYQARIGWDINENHSISFQTFGAKDKRYPFKELSQYNPKETAQSFANPPSAADAARLDRIFRTDGIQHIWKPKSSITNTFNVSRNYFNEVTENGLDMLVLDIAKIGYPPSLYKRVQTIQNEYFNDLRQIENVSEVELLKRNWKIVFGGQYREVDTGYKGKVSQINLDPTYNFIHQQLLNSSDVKSVLEGDSVRTRQIGTFFENRFKFYDFNLNLGVRREYYDKSREWKTAPRVAISKEIAYTQSRIFAGYGKHFQAPADVSRYSARTGNPNLKMEESDHAEIGWDQKIDNFWNIKIEGYQNTFSNLSIADPYAMDPFSRNRDLMRESLDPNADLSLVRRSNLNYSNSMTGYSRGVEVFIKKEPSAESGLYGWISYTKSITKRNRNLPELTKQEYSSWLSESSAKDLIHQENTDHYYANFYRDGSYDVLFKNSKEELYDFDRTHMFNMVIGWKFGEKAQIGLRGTYLTNYAYTPVVGSKTITSEQLSSQLFPSAAPPPPSSSSSSSSSLFSIYQPVYSDMLRSARLPHYHQFDLRFDRFIPTSWGRITAYFELVNITGSRIAVSADTFVLIFPFVPGTNPETQYIYLNGLQSLRTEKNKIPYLNFGIEFRF from the coding sequence TATTTTTATTCTTTTCTATTCTACTTGTTGGGTACAATCCTTATTTTCTAAAACTCCAGTACGTTTAAAAATATCTGCAAATTCTAAAACGGATCAGCCTGTACAACTTTTAGTGAGGGGAAAAAATTTTGAAAAGAATATTACTTTTTCCGATGTTCGGGAAACTACGATAGAGTTACCGGATCAAGGAAATTACGAAACCGTTCTTATTTGGAAAAGCGGGTTTACCGAGAAAAGAACGGTTAATGTAACACAAAATGATTTTAATATAGAATTCACTTCTAATCCTAATAGTTCTGCAGATTCTATCAATGTAACTGCAAAAAGACCGGAGGCTCCTCCAAACTATACGCTGAGTCAAGAAGATGCGGTTAGAATGCCGGGAGGTTTTGGAGACGCTCTTAAGGCGGTTCAATCCATGCCGGGGATTTCTCCTATGTATCAGATGTATACGGGTGCGAGTTTTCAGTCTGCAATTCAAACTTTTAGTCAAGTAACGAATCCGGACAAACCCGATAAACCGAATGGCGAAAAAGGTTTTTTAGTAATGCGCGGAGCTGGGTCCCGTGCAAATCAGTTTTATTTTAACGGTTTACCTATGAGTTATCCATTTCACGCGGACGGGCTCACTTCTGTAATTAACAACAACGCCATTCGTTCCTTGGAGTTGTATTCTGGTTCTTATTCTGCTAGATATGGGTTTGCTACGGGAGGAATCATCAATATAGAAGGGTTTCAAAAAAGAGATTCAAATTTATCGGTCGCTCATTTGAACGCTTTTTTAACCGATGTATACACATATCGTAATATTACAAAAAACTTTAATGTTTCCGTATCTGGTAAAAAGTATTATCCAAACATCGTTTTTGGAAGGGTTCCCAATTTGATTCCTACGGAAACCTTTTTATCGGATTACAACGATTATCAGGCTAGGATTGGTTGGGATATTAATGAAAATCATTCCATATCGTTTCAGACTTTTGGCGCAAAGGATAAACGTTATCCGTTTAAAGAACTCAGTCAATACAATCCTAAGGAAACCGCTCAATCGTTTGCCAATCCTCCTTCTGCTGCGGATGCCGCTAGGCTGGATCGTATTTTTAGAACCGACGGAATTCAGCATATTTGGAAACCTAAAAGTTCCATTACAAATACGTTTAACGTTTCCAGAAACTATTTTAACGAAGTTACTGAAAACGGTTTGGATATGTTGGTTCTAGACATCGCTAAAATAGGTTATCCACCTTCTTTATACAAAAGGGTTCAAACGATTCAAAACGAGTACTTTAACGATTTAAGACAGATAGAGAATGTTTCCGAAGTTGAATTATTAAAACGAAATTGGAAGATTGTTTTCGGTGGTCAGTATAGAGAAGTAGACACTGGTTACAAGGGGAAGGTTTCTCAGATAAATCTGGATCCTACGTATAATTTTATCCATCAACAGTTACTCAATTCTTCAGATGTAAAATCTGTTTTGGAAGGTGATTCCGTTAGAACTAGGCAAATTGGTACTTTTTTTGAAAATAGATTTAAGTTTTATGATTTCAATTTAAATCTAGGAGTAAGAAGGGAATACTACGATAAATCGAGAGAATGGAAAACGGCTCCTCGAGTTGCGATCAGTAAAGAGATTGCTTATACACAATCTAGAATTTTTGCGGGATATGGTAAACACTTTCAAGCTCCCGCGGACGTGAGTCGATATTCCGCCAGAACTGGAAATCCAAATCTAAAAATGGAAGAATCCGATCACGCTGAAATTGGATGGGATCAGAAAATAGACAATTTTTGGAATATTAAAATAGAAGGATATCAGAATACGTTTTCTAATCTTTCCATTGCGGATCCTTATGCAATGGATCCTTTTTCAAGAAATAGGGATCTAATGCGGGAAAGTTTAGATCCTAACGCTGATCTTTCTTTAGTTAGGCGTTCTAATTTAAATTATTCTAATTCGATGACTGGTTATTCCCGCGGGGTGGAAGTTTTTATTAAAAAGGAACCTTCTGCCGAGTCTGGTTTGTATGGATGGATTTCTTATACAAAATCGATTACAAAAAGAAATCGAAACTTGCCTGAGCTTACTAAACAGGAATATTCCTCCTGGCTTTCGGAAAGTTCAGCAAAAGATTTGATTCATCAGGAAAACACGGATCATTATTATGCGAACTTTTATAGAGACGGCAGCTACGACGTTTTATTCAAAAATTCTAAAGAAGAGTTATACGATTTTGATAGAACTCATATGTTTAACATGGTGATCGGTTGGAAATTTGGAGAGAAGGCGCAAATCGGTTTAAGGGGTACGTATTTAACAAATTATGCATATACTCCCGTGGTCGGATCAAAAACTATCACTTCTGAACAGCTTTCTTCTCAGTTATTTCCTTCTGCCGCCCCACCACCTCCTTCTTCGAGTTCGAGCTCCAGTTCCTCCCTTTTTTCTATTTATCAACCGGTTTATTCGGACATGCTTCGTTCCGCTAGACTTCCTCACTATCATCAATTTGATTTAAGATTTGATCGTTTTATTCCTACTAGCTGGGGAAGGATCACTGCTTATTTTGAACTTGTGAACATTACCGGAAGTAGGATTGCGGTAAGCGCAGATACTTTTGTTCTGATTTTTCCCTTTGTGCCTGGAACCAATCCGGAAACTCAATATATTTATTTAAATGGTTTACAGTCTTTAAGAACTGAGAAGAATAAAATTCCCTATCTGAATTTTGGAATTGAATTTAGATTTTAA